From Megalobrama amblycephala isolate DHTTF-2021 linkage group LG24, ASM1881202v1, whole genome shotgun sequence, the proteins below share one genomic window:
- the tmem18 gene encoding transmembrane protein 18 isoform X1 has translation MTESKAKNISAIPIDGFSNVRITSLWSFLQSVDWSEPWLICLLAFHVFCFAFTILSCKYYRIQICHFLLMVTMVCSAEYLNEMAAMNWRSFSKFQYFDSKGMFISLVYSVPLLLNTIIIVAVWVWRTFSTMTELKILQLKRKAARENHKKTE, from the exons ATGACGGAGTCCAAAGCTAAAAATATTAGCGCCATTCCAATCGATGGATTCAGCAATGTTCGCATCACATCATTATGGAGCTTTCTACAGTCT GTTGACTGGTCTGAGCCCTGGCTGATTTGTCTGCTGGCCTTCCATGTCTTTTGTTTTGCGTTCACCATCCTGTCCTGCAAATACTACCGCATTCagatctgtcattttctcttGATGG TCACAATGGTTTGCAGTGCAGAATACCTGAATGAGATGGCAGCCATGAATTGGAG gtCTTTTTCAAAGTTCCAATACTTTGATTCCAAAGGAATGTTCATATCACTAGTATACTCTGTCCCGCTCTTGCTCAACACTATTATTATTGTG GCTGTGTGGGTATGGAGGACCTTCTCAACCATGACAGAATTGAAGATTCTGCAGTTAAAGAGAAAAGCTGCCAGAGAGAACCACAAGAAAACCGAATAG
- the tmem18 gene encoding transmembrane protein 18 isoform X2, whose amino-acid sequence MYSSCLQVDWSEPWLICLLAFHVFCFAFTILSCKYYRIQICHFLLMVTMVCSAEYLNEMAAMNWRSFSKFQYFDSKGMFISLVYSVPLLLNTIIIVAVWVWRTFSTMTELKILQLKRKAARENHKKTE is encoded by the exons ATGTATTCATCTTGTCTCCAGGTTGACTGGTCTGAGCCCTGGCTGATTTGTCTGCTGGCCTTCCATGTCTTTTGTTTTGCGTTCACCATCCTGTCCTGCAAATACTACCGCATTCagatctgtcattttctcttGATGG TCACAATGGTTTGCAGTGCAGAATACCTGAATGAGATGGCAGCCATGAATTGGAG gtCTTTTTCAAAGTTCCAATACTTTGATTCCAAAGGAATGTTCATATCACTAGTATACTCTGTCCCGCTCTTGCTCAACACTATTATTATTGTG GCTGTGTGGGTATGGAGGACCTTCTCAACCATGACAGAATTGAAGATTCTGCAGTTAAAGAGAAAAGCTGCCAGAGAGAACCACAAGAAAACCGAATAG